In Aegilops tauschii subsp. strangulata cultivar AL8/78 chromosome 3, Aet v6.0, whole genome shotgun sequence, one genomic interval encodes:
- the LOC109784079 gene encoding glycerol-3-phosphate dehydrogenase [NAD(+)] isoform X1, with amino-acid sequence MENGHAGKHRVAVIGSGNWGSVASRLLASNTAKLPSFHDEVRMWVFEETLPTGEKLSESINQAHENCKYLPGIKLGTNVIADPDLESAVKDADMLVFVTPHQFVEGICKKLVGKLRPGVEAISLIKGMEVKMEGPCMISKLITDTLGINCCVLMGANIANEASVYSTFHAKFLIAFSGTEKISGCVSHMQIAVEKFSEATIGYREDKEAANRWAKLFTTPYFLVAIVEDIEGVELCGTLKNVVAIAAGLVDGLDMGNNTKAAIMRIGLREMRAFSKLLFPSVRDNTFFESCGVADLITTCLGGRNRRVAEAFARNGGKRSFDELEAEMLHGQKLQGVSTAREVYEVLTYHGWQELFPLLSTVHEICIGQLPPTSIVEYSEHTPNLSFVGGSTPCY; translated from the exons ATGGAGAACGGGCACGCGGGCAAGCACCGGGTGGCCGTCATCGGCAGCGGCAACTGGGGCAGCGTCGCCTCCCGCCTCCTCGCCTCCAACACCGCCAAGCTGCCCTCCTTCCACG ATGAAGTGAGGATGTGGGTGTTTGAAGAAACATTGCCAACAGGCGAGAAGCTATCCGAGTCCATTAACCAAGCACAT GAGAACTGCAAGTACTTACCTGGTATTAAGCTTGGAACCAATGTTATTGCTGACCCCGACTTAGAGAGTGCAG TCAAAGACGCCGATATGCTGGTTTTTGTGACTCCCCATCAATTTGTGGAGGGTATATGTAAGAAGCTTGTGGGCAAACTAAGACCAGGAGTTGAGGCTATATCCCTCATCAAGGGCATGGAGGTCAAGATGGAAGGACCATGCATGATATCAAAACTAATTACCGATACACTTGGAATCAACTGTTGTGTCCTCATGGGTGCTAACATTGCAAATGAGGCAAGTGTTTATTCAACTTTCCATGCGAAATTTCTTATAGCCTTCAGCGGCACAGAAAAAATAAGTGGGTGTGTATCTCATATGCAGATCGCTGTTGAGAAGTTCAGTGAAGCAACAATTGGATATAGGGAAGATAAAGAAGCAGCAAACCGATGGGCTAAACTTTTCACCACTCCTTACTTCCTAGTTGCTATT GTGGAAGATATTGAGGGAGTTGAACTATGTGGGACACTGAAAAATGTTGTGGCAATTGCTGCAG GCCTTGTTGATGGCTTGGATATGGGAAACAACACCAAG GCTGCAATAATGCGGATTGGTTTGCGGGAAATGCGTGCTTTCTCTAAACTTCTGTTCCCTTCAGTCAGAGACAACACTTTCTTTGAGAGCTGTGGTGTGGCTGACCTTATAACTACATGCC TTGGTGGGAGAAATAGGAGAGTGGCAGAAGCCTTTGCAAGAAATGGCGGCAAAAG GTCTTTTGATGAGCTAGAGGCAGAAATGTTGCATGGGCAAAAACTGCAg GGGGTATCCACTGCAAGAGAAGTCTATGAAGTATTGACTTATCATGGATGGCAGGAACTGTTTCCGCTTTTATCAACTGTACATGAGATCTGTATCGGACAACTGCCTCCTACATCAATAGTTGAATACAGTGAGCATACGCCcaacctttccttcgtcggtggTTCTACTCCATGTTACTGA
- the LOC141042571 gene encoding pentatricopeptide repeat-containing protein At1g11290, chloroplastic-like, with amino-acid sequence MPLLAPGIILRDARTPRGFVQLLASSSSPLPPSPSAAAQCHGLATKLGLAASNVFAGTALLAFYFRCRRPRDARRLFDEMPERTGVTWSALVYGHARSSAPGLAVEAFGRMVRAGFSPTAAAVSSALVACSRMEDARVGAMLHAAGLKCGGSVCGSVVVGTALVDMYAKCRDVSAAQRVLEEMEEKNVATFTALVGGFASVGRAREAMVLVREMEQSGVAPNMMTYSSLLSSFASPEDLSHGRQAHCAVVKKGLEHNPYVLSTLVTMYSKCGSLEEFRKVQMAVSCQDQVSLNSVISGLSCLGRGNEAFQQFLEMRRHGADTDMFTFGSMLKAIGSSSSLLEGRQVHALILKTGYESDVNVQNGLISMYARRGEIGEARDVFALVEAPDLVSWNSLLTGYAQHGYGKEVVEVFEQMRRLNVQPDNTTFLLVLTACSHAGLVDTGLEYFNLMKTNGFLAGARLEHYTCVVDLLGRAGHLQEAEALINDMPIAPGVSVYRALLSACQIHGNLEIAIRVTTRLIELYPHDSSAHVQLSKAFAGDGHWGDAAEVREAMAGKGIVKNPAWSCVEDRVQVG; translated from the coding sequence ATGCCTCTGCTCGCCCCCGGCATCATCCTTCGCGACGCGCGGACGCCGCGGGGGTTCGTCCAGCtcctcgcctcctcctcctccccgcttCCGCCGAGCCCGTCCGCCGCGGCGCAGTGCCACGGGCTGGCCACCAAGCTCGGCCTCGCGGCCAGCAATGTCTTCGCGGGCACCGCCCTCCTCGCCTTCTACTTCCGCTGCCGCCGCCCGCGCGACGCCCGGCggctgttcgacgaaatgcccgAGAGGACCGGCGTCACCTGGAGCGCGCTCGTCTACGGCCACGCGCGGTCCAGCGCGCCCGGCCTCGCCGTGGAGGCGTTCGGACGCATGGTGCGCGCCGGCTTCTCCCCCACGGCGGCGGCCGTGTCCAGCGCCCTTGTCGCGTGCTCGAGGATGGAGGACGCCCGCGTAGGGGCGATGCTCCATGCCGCTGGCCTCAAGTGCGGCGGCAGCGTCTGTGGCAGCGTCGTCGTCGGGACTGCGTTGGTGGACATGTACGCCAAATGCCGTGATGTTTCGGCTGCTCAGCGGGTTCTTGAGGAGATGGAAGAGAAGAATGTGGCTACTTTTACGGCTCTTGTGGGCGGGTTTGCCTCAGTCGGAAGAGCTCGCGAGGCCATGGTGCTGGTCAGGGAGATGGAACAGTCAGGGGTGGCACCAAACATGATGACATACAGCAGCCTTCTCAGCTCATTTGCGAGTCCTGAGGACCTCAGTCATGGGAGGCAAGCGCATTGTGCGGTGGTAAAGAAGGGTCTCGAGCACAATCCGTATGTTCTGTCCACTCTTGTGACCATGTACTCCAAGTGTGGCAGCTTAGAAGAGTTCAGGAAGGTGCAGATGGCTGTTTCATGCCAGGATCAGGTGTCACTCAATTCCGTGATCTCGGGGCTCTCCTGTTTGGGAAGAGGCAACGAGGCGTTTCAGCAGTTCTTGGAGATGAGACGGCATGGCGCTGACACAGATATGTTCACCTTTGGCAGCATGCTGAAGGCTATAGGGAGCTCATCCTCGCTGCTGGAGGGAAGACAAGTCCATGCTCTGATCCTCAAAACTGGGTATGAGTCTGATGTGAATGTCCAGAATGGATTGATTTCCATGTACGCCAGGCGCGGCGAGATAGGGGAAGCCAGGGATGTTTTCGCTTTGGTGGAGGCACCTGACCTGGTTTCCTGGAATTCGCTTCTGACAGGATATGCTCAACATGGTTATGGCAAAGAGGTGGTTGAGGTGTTTGAACAGATGAGGAGACTGAATGTTCAGCCAGACAACACAACCTTCTTGTTGGTGCTTACAGCTTGCAGCCACGCCGGTTTGGTGGATACAGGGTTGGAGTACTTCAACTTGATGAAAACAAACGGGTTTCTCGCAGGGGCGCGGCTAGAGCACTACACATGCGTGGTCGATCTTCTTGGTCGAGCGGGCCATCTCCAAGAAGCCGAGGCTTTGATCAACGACATGCCTATAGCACCTGGCGTCTCGGTGTACAGAGCTCTGCTTAGTGCCTGCCAGATCCATGGCAACCTTGAGATCGCGATCCGGGTGACCACGCGCCTGATCGAGCTCTACCCTCACGACTCCTCTGCCCATGTTCAGCTGTCAAAGGCCTTTGCCGGTGATGGCCACTGGGGTGATGCTGCCGAGGTCAGGGAGGCCATGGCAGGTAAAGGGATAGTGAAGAACCCTGCTTGGAGCTGTGTCGAGGACCGGGTACAGGTTGGATAA
- the LOC141020851 gene encoding uncharacterized protein gives MARQPPPKDERPYHFDAQGIDIKATVTTQASTVEAWISRVWASYLRDADEKLVGLDTEFTNAVFGKRQKDLPKEQKQRAAVLQLCVANECLVYHIVHARHVPAMLRRFLADRDIVFCGAGIKQDQDMLGYYGLNIASSFDLQERVEVPKNVCSKPTPSLIDLSNYLLGTKFSKDGECDKLRRSGWGMITLVLQVVAYIEVVQELGFMVQIRCKTRLYMFVALMRHASKAWGRLPVTEMGQDF, from the exons ATGGCGCGTCAGCCGCCGCCCAAGGACGAAAGGCCGTACCACTTCGACGCTCAGGGCATCGACATCAAAGCGACCGTCACAACCCAAGCATCCACGGTGGAGGCATGGATATCGCGCGTGTGGGCGAGCTACCTCCGGGACGCCGACGAGAAGCTCGTCGGCCTCGACACCGAGTTCACCAACGCCGTCTTCGGGAAGAGGCAGAAGGACCTGCCAAAGGAACAGAAGCAGCGCGCCGCCGTGCTCCAGCTCTGCGTCGCCAACGAGTGCCTGGTGTACCACATCGTGCACGCGAGGCACGTACCGGCAATGCTGAGGAGGTTCCTCGCCGACAGGGACATCGTCTTCTGCGGAGCCGGGATCAAGCAGGACCAGGACATGCTGGGCTACTACGGGCTGAACATCGCGTCTTCCTTCGACCTGCAGGAGCGCGTCGAGGTTCCGAAGAACGTCTGCAGCAAGCCTACACCGTCGTTGATTGATCTGTCGAACTACCTCCTGGGAACAAAGTTCAGCAAGGATGGGGAGTGCGACAAGTTAAGGAGGTCGGGATGGG GAATGATCACTTTAGTGCTACAAGTTGTGGCGTACATTGAAGTGGTGCAAGAACTTGGCTTCATGGTTCAAATACGGTGCAAAACTCGTTTGTATATGTTCGTGGCGCTGATGAGACATGCCAGCAAGGCGTGGGGCCGGCTGCCAGTGACGGAGATGGGACAGGACTTTTGA
- the LOC109784080 gene encoding uncharacterized protein, whose translation MASSSSGDRVTAPLCSADKAPALLPPRRCYCCSGSSSGEMEAAMGTLGSQSPLSFSSSLRNAKASCGWPVYNVRKIEGNQRLDVVCHGMLAPRKFVRKKRQEEVFKDANDEAKQKSWRRMMSEIEESGSDVSSILKAQRNTTGTLPRDTVLGTLVRFKQLKKWNLVSEILEWLRTQHWWDFSEMDFLMLVTAYGKLGDFSRAERVLKYMNKKGYRPTVISQTALMEAYGRAKQYRKAEAVFHKMQTSGPEPSPITYQIILKSLVEGDKYKEAEAIFKDLLNEKRASFKPDQKMFHMMIYMYKKAGDYTQARKLFAQMPERGIPQSTVTFNSLMSFEADYKEVSSIYDQMQRAGLKPDVVSYSLLIKAYGKARREDEALAVFEEMLDAGIRPTRKSYNILLDAFAVSGLVEEARTVFKTMRRHRVEPDLCSYTTMLLAYVNASDMDGAEKFFRRIKDDGLRPNVVAYGTLMKGYSKLDDVEKVMRVYERMRMQGVEPNQTIFTTIMDAHGRNSDFGNAVIWFNEMETRGYPPDKKAKNILLSLAKTPEEQEEANELTGNGAVQLEVKPNGVPAGLGTSGADVDEGGLTDSTAHHHSLNGASTSDLNGRNKAGSSGCEDEDDDDDDDDYEEMDDEELDFVAFKDKRELNFAT comes from the exons ATGGCCTCCTCCTCATCCGGAGACAGAGTGACAGCTCCCCTCTGCTCTGCCGATAAGGCTCCTGCTCTGCTCCCCCCGCGTcgctgctactgctgctccggCTCCAGTTCCGGCGAGATGGAGGCGGCGATGGGGACGCTCGGCTCGCAGTCCCCGCTCTCTTTCTCCTCCAGCCTCCG CAATGCAAAAGCATCCTGTGGCTGGCCTGTTTACAATGTGAGGAAGATCGAGGGCAACCAGAGGCTCGACGTGGTCTGCCATGGGATGCTGGCGCCCAGAAAGTTTGTGCGCAAGAAGAGACAAGAGGAGGTCTTCAAGGACGCCAATGATGAGGCCAAGCAAAAGAGCTGGAGGAGAATGATGAGTGAGATAGAGGAGTCTGGATCAGATGTGTCTTCCATTCTCAAGGCTCAACGAAACACAACGGGGACGCTGCCAAGGGACACTGTTCTCGGGACTCTCGTGCGGTTCAAACAGCTCAAAAAATGGAATCTGGTCAGCGAG ATTCTCGAATGGCTTCGAACGCAACATTGGTGGGACTTCAGCGAGATGGACTTTTTGATGCTTGTCACGGCTTACGGGAAGCTGGGAGATTTCAGCAGGGCGGAAAGGGTTCTCAAGTACATGAACAAGAAAGGTTACCGGCCGACGGTGATATCTCAGACCGCTCTCATGGAGGCATATGGAAGAGCCAAGCAGTACAGAAAGGCCGAGGCTGTGTTTCATAAGATGCAGACGTCAGGCCCTGAACCATCACCCATCACATATCAAATCATTCTGAAATCGCTTGTTGAG GGCGACAAATATAAGGAAGCTGAAGCTATTTTCAAGGACCTTCTTAATGAAAAAAGAGCTTCTTTTAAACCAGACCAGAAGATGTTTCATATGATGATCTATATGTACAAGAAGGCTGGGGACTATACCCAAGCGCGTAAGCTATTCGCGCAGATGCCCGAGAGAGGAATCCCACAGTCTACAGTGACTTTCAATAGTTTGATGTCATTTGAAGCAGACTATAAGGAAGTTTCAAGTATTTATGATCAG ATGCAAAGAGCCGGACTAAAACCAGATGTTGTGAGCTATTCTCTGCTCATCAAAGCTTACGGGAAAGCTAGGAGGGAAGATGAAGCATTGGCGGTGTTTGAAGAGATGCTTGATGCTGGAATCAG GCCAACACGCAAATCATACAACATCTTGCTTGATGCGTTCGCAGTATCTGGATTAGTAGAAGAGGCTCGAACAGTTTTCAAGACTATGAGAAGACACAG GGTTGAGCCTGATCTCTGCTCTTACACAACAATGCTCTTGGCTTATGTAAATGCTTCTGATATGGATGGGGCTGAGAAATTTTTCCGTCGGATCAAAGACGATGGGTTGAGGCCAAACGTTGTTGCTTATGGAACTCTGATGAAAGGCTACTCGAAGTTGGATGATGTTGAGAAAGTAATGCGGGTTTATGAGCGAATGCGGATGCAGGGTGTTGAACCCAATCAAACCATCTTTACCACCATCATGGATGCACATGGCAGGAACTCAGATTTCGGAAATGCTGTCATTTGGTTCAACGAAATGGAAACACGTGGATACCCACCAGACAAGAAAGCGAAGAACATCCTGCTTTCTCTCGCTAAAACACCTGAAGAACAGGAAGAGGCGAATGAGTTGACGGGGAATGGTGCGGTTCAGCTTGAAGTAAAACCCAACGGCGTGCCCGCCGGTTTAGGTACCAGTGGTGCTGATGTGGACGAAGGTGGGCTAACTGATAGTACTGCACATCACCACTCCTTAAATGGCGCATCCACAAGTGATCTAAATGGTAGAAACAAGGCGGGAAGCAGTGGTTGTGAGgatgaagacgacgacgacgacgatgacgatTACGAGGAAATGGATGATGAAGAGTTAGATTTTGTTGCTTTCAAAGATAAGCGAGAACTAAATTTTGCGACTTGA
- the LOC109784079 gene encoding glycerol-3-phosphate dehydrogenase [NAD(+)] isoform X4, with amino-acid sequence MENGHAGKHRVAVIGSGNWGSVASRLLASNTAKLPSFHDEVRMWVFEETLPTGEKLSESINQAHENCKYLPGIKLGTNVIADPDLESAVKDADMLVFVTPHQFVEGICKKLVGKLRPGVEAISLIKGMEVKMEGPCMISKLITDTLGINCCVLMGANIANEIAVEKFSEATIGYREDKEAANRWAKLFTTPYFLVAIVEDIEGVELCGTLKNVVAIAAGLVDGLDMGNNTKAAIMRIGLREMRAFSKLLFPSVRDNTFFESCGVADLITTCLGGRNRRVAEAFARNGGKRSFDELEAEMLHGQKLQGVSTAREVYEVLTYHGWQELFPLLSTVHEICIGQLPPTSIVEYRLAEGQS; translated from the exons ATGGAGAACGGGCACGCGGGCAAGCACCGGGTGGCCGTCATCGGCAGCGGCAACTGGGGCAGCGTCGCCTCCCGCCTCCTCGCCTCCAACACCGCCAAGCTGCCCTCCTTCCACG ATGAAGTGAGGATGTGGGTGTTTGAAGAAACATTGCCAACAGGCGAGAAGCTATCCGAGTCCATTAACCAAGCACAT GAGAACTGCAAGTACTTACCTGGTATTAAGCTTGGAACCAATGTTATTGCTGACCCCGACTTAGAGAGTGCAG TCAAAGACGCCGATATGCTGGTTTTTGTGACTCCCCATCAATTTGTGGAGGGTATATGTAAGAAGCTTGTGGGCAAACTAAGACCAGGAGTTGAGGCTATATCCCTCATCAAGGGCATGGAGGTCAAGATGGAAGGACCATGCATGATATCAAAACTAATTACCGATACACTTGGAATCAACTGTTGTGTCCTCATGGGTGCTAACATTGCAAATGAG ATCGCTGTTGAGAAGTTCAGTGAAGCAACAATTGGATATAGGGAAGATAAAGAAGCAGCAAACCGATGGGCTAAACTTTTCACCACTCCTTACTTCCTAGTTGCTATT GTGGAAGATATTGAGGGAGTTGAACTATGTGGGACACTGAAAAATGTTGTGGCAATTGCTGCAG GCCTTGTTGATGGCTTGGATATGGGAAACAACACCAAG GCTGCAATAATGCGGATTGGTTTGCGGGAAATGCGTGCTTTCTCTAAACTTCTGTTCCCTTCAGTCAGAGACAACACTTTCTTTGAGAGCTGTGGTGTGGCTGACCTTATAACTACATGCC TTGGTGGGAGAAATAGGAGAGTGGCAGAAGCCTTTGCAAGAAATGGCGGCAAAAG GTCTTTTGATGAGCTAGAGGCAGAAATGTTGCATGGGCAAAAACTGCAg GGGGTATCCACTGCAAGAGAAGTCTATGAAGTATTGACTTATCATGGATGGCAGGAACTGTTTCCGCTTTTATCAACTGTACATGAGATCTGTATCGGACAACTGCCTCCTACATCAATAGTTGAATACA GGCTTGCTGAAGGTCAATCTTGA
- the LOC109784079 gene encoding glycerol-3-phosphate dehydrogenase [NAD(+)] isoform X3, with protein MENGHAGKHRVAVIGSGNWGSVASRLLASNTAKLPSFHDEVRMWVFEETLPTGEKLSESINQAHENCKYLPGIKLGTNVIADPDLESAVKDADMLVFVTPHQFVEGICKKLVGKLRPGVEAISLIKGMEVKMEGPCMISKLITDTLGINCCVLMGANIANEIAVEKFSEATIGYREDKEAANRWAKLFTTPYFLVAIVEDIEGVELCGTLKNVVAIAAGLVDGLDMGNNTKAAIMRIGLREMRAFSKLLFPSVRDNTFFESCGVADLITTCLGGRNRRVAEAFARNGGKRSFDELEAEMLHGQKLQGVSTAREVYEVLTYHGWQELFPLLSTVHEICIGQLPPTSIVEYSEHTPNLSFVGGSTPCY; from the exons ATGGAGAACGGGCACGCGGGCAAGCACCGGGTGGCCGTCATCGGCAGCGGCAACTGGGGCAGCGTCGCCTCCCGCCTCCTCGCCTCCAACACCGCCAAGCTGCCCTCCTTCCACG ATGAAGTGAGGATGTGGGTGTTTGAAGAAACATTGCCAACAGGCGAGAAGCTATCCGAGTCCATTAACCAAGCACAT GAGAACTGCAAGTACTTACCTGGTATTAAGCTTGGAACCAATGTTATTGCTGACCCCGACTTAGAGAGTGCAG TCAAAGACGCCGATATGCTGGTTTTTGTGACTCCCCATCAATTTGTGGAGGGTATATGTAAGAAGCTTGTGGGCAAACTAAGACCAGGAGTTGAGGCTATATCCCTCATCAAGGGCATGGAGGTCAAGATGGAAGGACCATGCATGATATCAAAACTAATTACCGATACACTTGGAATCAACTGTTGTGTCCTCATGGGTGCTAACATTGCAAATGAG ATCGCTGTTGAGAAGTTCAGTGAAGCAACAATTGGATATAGGGAAGATAAAGAAGCAGCAAACCGATGGGCTAAACTTTTCACCACTCCTTACTTCCTAGTTGCTATT GTGGAAGATATTGAGGGAGTTGAACTATGTGGGACACTGAAAAATGTTGTGGCAATTGCTGCAG GCCTTGTTGATGGCTTGGATATGGGAAACAACACCAAG GCTGCAATAATGCGGATTGGTTTGCGGGAAATGCGTGCTTTCTCTAAACTTCTGTTCCCTTCAGTCAGAGACAACACTTTCTTTGAGAGCTGTGGTGTGGCTGACCTTATAACTACATGCC TTGGTGGGAGAAATAGGAGAGTGGCAGAAGCCTTTGCAAGAAATGGCGGCAAAAG GTCTTTTGATGAGCTAGAGGCAGAAATGTTGCATGGGCAAAAACTGCAg GGGGTATCCACTGCAAGAGAAGTCTATGAAGTATTGACTTATCATGGATGGCAGGAACTGTTTCCGCTTTTATCAACTGTACATGAGATCTGTATCGGACAACTGCCTCCTACATCAATAGTTGAATACAGTGAGCATACGCCcaacctttccttcgtcggtggTTCTACTCCATGTTACTGA
- the LOC109784077 gene encoding cytochrome b5, producing MSSSGGKVFTLEEVAKHTSKDDCWLVIGGKVYNVTKFLDDHPGGDDVLLSSTAKDATDDFEDVGHSTTARAMMDEYYVGEIDATTIPTKVKYTPPKQPHYNQDKTPEFVIKILQFLVPLAILGLAVAVRIYTKADSV from the exons ATGTCGTCGTCCGGTGGCAAGGTGTTCACCCTCGAGGAGGTCGCCAAGCACACCTCCAAGGACGACTGCTGGCTAGTCATCGGCGGCAAG GTGTACAATGTGACCAAGTTTCTCGATGACCACCCTGGAGGCGACGACGTCCTGCTGTCTTCAACAG CCAAGGACGCGACCGACGACTTCGAGGACGTGGGACACAGCACGACCGCCCGGGCGATGATGGACGAGTACTACGTCGGCGAGATCGACGCGACCACGATACCCACCAAGGTCAAGTACACGCCGCCCAAGCAACCGCACTACAACCAGGACAAGACCCCCGAGTTCGTCATCAAGATCCTCCAGTTCTTGGTCCCCCTCGCGATACTGGGCCTGGCCGTCGCCGTACGGATCTACACCAAGGCGGACTCTGTCTAG
- the LOC109784079 gene encoding glycerol-3-phosphate dehydrogenase [NAD(+)] isoform X2, whose amino-acid sequence MENGHAGKHRVAVIGSGNWGSVASRLLASNTAKLPSFHDEVRMWVFEETLPTGEKLSESINQAHENCKYLPGIKLGTNVIADPDLESAVKDADMLVFVTPHQFVEGICKKLVGKLRPGVEAISLIKGMEVKMEGPCMISKLITDTLGINCCVLMGANIANEASVYSTFHAKFLIAFSGTEKISGCVSHMQIAVEKFSEATIGYREDKEAANRWAKLFTTPYFLVAIVEDIEGVELCGTLKNVVAIAAGLVDGLDMGNNTKAAIMRIGLREMRAFSKLLFPSVRDNTFFESCGVADLITTCLGGRNRRVAEAFARNGGKRSFDELEAEMLHGQKLQGVSTAREVYEVLTYHGWQELFPLLSTVHEICIGQLPPTSIVEYRLAEGQS is encoded by the exons ATGGAGAACGGGCACGCGGGCAAGCACCGGGTGGCCGTCATCGGCAGCGGCAACTGGGGCAGCGTCGCCTCCCGCCTCCTCGCCTCCAACACCGCCAAGCTGCCCTCCTTCCACG ATGAAGTGAGGATGTGGGTGTTTGAAGAAACATTGCCAACAGGCGAGAAGCTATCCGAGTCCATTAACCAAGCACAT GAGAACTGCAAGTACTTACCTGGTATTAAGCTTGGAACCAATGTTATTGCTGACCCCGACTTAGAGAGTGCAG TCAAAGACGCCGATATGCTGGTTTTTGTGACTCCCCATCAATTTGTGGAGGGTATATGTAAGAAGCTTGTGGGCAAACTAAGACCAGGAGTTGAGGCTATATCCCTCATCAAGGGCATGGAGGTCAAGATGGAAGGACCATGCATGATATCAAAACTAATTACCGATACACTTGGAATCAACTGTTGTGTCCTCATGGGTGCTAACATTGCAAATGAGGCAAGTGTTTATTCAACTTTCCATGCGAAATTTCTTATAGCCTTCAGCGGCACAGAAAAAATAAGTGGGTGTGTATCTCATATGCAGATCGCTGTTGAGAAGTTCAGTGAAGCAACAATTGGATATAGGGAAGATAAAGAAGCAGCAAACCGATGGGCTAAACTTTTCACCACTCCTTACTTCCTAGTTGCTATT GTGGAAGATATTGAGGGAGTTGAACTATGTGGGACACTGAAAAATGTTGTGGCAATTGCTGCAG GCCTTGTTGATGGCTTGGATATGGGAAACAACACCAAG GCTGCAATAATGCGGATTGGTTTGCGGGAAATGCGTGCTTTCTCTAAACTTCTGTTCCCTTCAGTCAGAGACAACACTTTCTTTGAGAGCTGTGGTGTGGCTGACCTTATAACTACATGCC TTGGTGGGAGAAATAGGAGAGTGGCAGAAGCCTTTGCAAGAAATGGCGGCAAAAG GTCTTTTGATGAGCTAGAGGCAGAAATGTTGCATGGGCAAAAACTGCAg GGGGTATCCACTGCAAGAGAAGTCTATGAAGTATTGACTTATCATGGATGGCAGGAACTGTTTCCGCTTTTATCAACTGTACATGAGATCTGTATCGGACAACTGCCTCCTACATCAATAGTTGAATACA GGCTTGCTGAAGGTCAATCTTGA